In the Solanum pennellii chromosome 5, SPENNV200 genome, one interval contains:
- the LOC107019620 gene encoding uncharacterized protein LOC107019620 yields the protein MAISHLMVYSQHVEEARAKRTVEMPKGQDLLKMSNPKPNKGKDTRSTNKKPTCAKCGKGHLGECLVGTKNCFRCGKSGHKVRDCPNIKVQEKGSGQTKASGSKDAPKKNDFYALCSRGEKETFSDVMNGMSFPLMYML from the exons ATGGCcatttctcatctcatggttTATTCTCAacatgtggaagaggcaagggctaagagaacAGTAGAGATGCCAAAAGGTCAAGATCTTTTGAA gatgtctaaccctaagcctaataAGGGAAAGGATACTCGTTCAACGAACAAgaagcctacttgtgccaaGTGTGGAAAAGGTCATCTTGGTGAATGTCTAGTTGGAACAAAAAATTGCTTTAggtgtggcaagagtggccacaaggttagggattgccctaatATTAAGGTGCAGGAGAAGGGTAGTGGTCAAACtaaagcaagtggttcaaaaGATGCTCCGAAGAAGAATGACTTCTATGCTCTTTGCTCTAGGGGTGAGAAAGAGACTTTTTCCGACGTAATGAACGGTATGTCTTTtccattgatgtatatgctttag